The following proteins are co-located in the Microbacterium immunditiarum genome:
- the rpmB gene encoding 50S ribosomal protein L28 — MAAVCQVTGAVPGFGHNISHSHRRTKRRFDPNVQKKTYYVPSLGRNIKLNVSAKGMKVIDARGIESVVKDLIAKGVKL, encoded by the coding sequence ATGGCAGCAGTGTGCCAGGTGACCGGCGCGGTTCCCGGCTTCGGTCACAACATCTCGCACTCGCACCGCCGGACGAAGCGCCGCTTCGACCCGAACGTGCAGAAGAAGACGTACTACGTTCCGTCGCTTGGTCGCAACATCAAGCTCAACGTGTCGGCCAAGGGCATGAAGGTCATTGACGCCCGCGGCATCGAGTCCGTCGTGAAGGACCTCATCGCGAAGGGTGTGAAGCTCTGA
- a CDS encoding permease yields MLYDASLPTRAQDGLTLALSVLIESLPFVVLGVVLSIVVQVWVPPGVIERWMPRRAWARRMVLSLLGMLVPVCECGNVPFARGLLMRGFSVPETLTFLIAAPIVNPIVIITTHQAFGFDDGILVARLLGGYAIANLIGWLYSRHPSPDALLTERFRETCDLVVHEPGGRWRRTLAQLVIELRAVMPALIIGSALAGAVQVLVPRDALLAIGSNPALSIVAMIALAMVVSICSNVDSFFALSFASTFTPGSIVAFLLVGPLVDVKMLALMRTTFTWRTLGGIVVVVVLAAFAIGTAVNLLV; encoded by the coding sequence ATGCTGTACGACGCCTCGCTCCCCACCCGCGCGCAGGACGGACTCACGCTCGCTCTCAGCGTGCTCATCGAATCGCTGCCGTTCGTCGTGCTCGGCGTCGTGCTGTCGATCGTCGTTCAGGTGTGGGTGCCGCCCGGGGTCATCGAGCGCTGGATGCCCCGCCGCGCCTGGGCGCGTCGCATGGTGCTGTCGCTCCTCGGCATGCTCGTGCCCGTGTGCGAGTGCGGCAACGTGCCGTTCGCGCGCGGACTGCTCATGCGGGGGTTCAGCGTCCCCGAGACGCTGACGTTCCTCATCGCGGCGCCGATCGTGAACCCGATCGTCATCATCACGACCCACCAGGCGTTCGGCTTCGACGACGGCATCCTCGTCGCGCGGCTGCTGGGCGGCTACGCGATCGCGAACCTCATCGGGTGGCTGTACAGCCGGCATCCGTCGCCCGACGCCCTGCTGACCGAGCGGTTCCGCGAGACGTGCGACCTCGTCGTGCACGAGCCCGGGGGCCGCTGGCGCCGCACCCTCGCCCAGCTCGTGATCGAGCTGCGCGCCGTCATGCCGGCGCTCATCATCGGCTCGGCCCTCGCGGGCGCGGTGCAGGTGCTCGTGCCGCGCGACGCGCTGCTGGCGATCGGCTCCAACCCGGCGCTGTCGATCGTCGCGATGATCGCGCTCGCGATGGTCGTGTCGATCTGCTCGAACGTCGACTCGTTCTTCGCCCTGTCGTTCGCGTCGACGTTCACGCCAGGGTCGATCGTCGCCTTCCTGCTCGTCGGGCCGCTCGTCGACGTCAAGATGCTCGCCCTCATGCGAACGACCTTCACGTGGCGCACGCTCGGCGGGATCGTCGTGGTCGTCGTGCTCGCGGCCTTCGCCATCGGGACGGCGGTGAACCTCCTTGTCTAG
- a CDS encoding metal ABC transporter ATP-binding protein, whose translation MTQSAADTRNDTDASPLTIREAALRRGDRELWSGLDLDVRPGELIAVLGPSGSGKTTLLRAILGLEPLSAGTITALGEPVRRRGNRRIGYVPQQRPLPPDTSLRGRDLVALGIDGHRFGLPWPRRGDRARIDRLVHEVGADAFANRPAGTLSGGEQQRLRIGQALADDPRLLLCDEPLTSLDLANQQAVVGLIDRHRRSGASVLLVTHDINPLLGKVDRILYLANGRFMLGKPQEVLRSDVLTDLYGAHVFVLRAGDRLVVVGAPDAEESHHHHADGEATA comes from the coding sequence ATGACCCAGTCCGCAGCGGACACGCGGAACGACACGGATGCCTCGCCCCTGACCATCCGCGAAGCCGCGTTGCGCCGCGGCGATCGCGAGCTGTGGAGCGGCCTCGACCTGGACGTACGGCCCGGCGAGCTCATCGCTGTGCTCGGCCCGAGCGGCTCGGGCAAGACGACGCTGCTGCGGGCGATCCTCGGGCTTGAGCCCCTGAGCGCCGGCACCATCACGGCCCTCGGAGAGCCGGTACGGCGACGCGGCAACCGGCGCATCGGGTACGTGCCGCAGCAGCGCCCGCTCCCGCCGGACACGTCGCTGCGCGGCCGCGACCTCGTCGCGCTCGGCATCGACGGGCACCGGTTCGGTCTCCCGTGGCCGCGTCGCGGCGACCGGGCGCGGATCGACCGGCTCGTGCACGAGGTCGGGGCGGATGCCTTCGCGAACCGTCCCGCCGGCACGCTGTCGGGCGGCGAGCAGCAGCGCCTGCGCATCGGGCAGGCGCTCGCCGACGACCCGCGGCTCCTCCTGTGCGACGAGCCGCTCACGAGCCTCGATCTCGCGAACCAGCAGGCGGTGGTCGGCCTCATCGACCGGCATCGGCGGAGCGGGGCATCCGTGCTGCTCGTCACCCACGACATCAACCCGCTGCTCGGCAAGGTCGACCGCATCCTCTACCTCGCGAACGGCCGCTTCATGCTCGGCAAGCCGCAGGAGGTGCTGCGATCCGACGTGCTCACCGACCTCTACGGCGCGCACGTCTTCGTGCTGCGCGCGGGAGATCGGCTGGTCGTCGTCGGCGCGCCCGATGCCGAGGAGTCGCACCACCATCACGCCGACGGCGAGGCGACCGCATGA
- a CDS encoding Fur family transcriptional regulator: MSDRSGVQRATAAPASANPVPQRTTWQRERVREALTDARGFVSAQTLHATLREENTGIGLATVYRALAGLAALGEADSLQSPEGENLYRACESPGHHHHLICRSCGLTVEIEANDVEQWARRTAEQHGFTDAQHVVDIFGLCGPCAQARTGERDAD, from the coding sequence ATGTCCGATCGGTCCGGAGTGCAGCGCGCCACCGCGGCGCCGGCATCCGCGAACCCGGTTCCGCAGCGCACGACGTGGCAGCGTGAGCGCGTGCGCGAGGCGCTCACCGACGCACGAGGCTTCGTGAGCGCGCAGACCCTGCACGCGACGCTGCGCGAGGAGAACACCGGCATCGGACTCGCGACGGTCTACCGCGCGCTCGCCGGGCTCGCCGCGCTCGGCGAGGCCGATTCGCTGCAGAGCCCGGAGGGCGAGAACCTCTACCGCGCGTGCGAGTCGCCCGGGCATCACCACCACCTGATCTGCCGCTCGTGCGGACTGACCGTCGAGATCGAGGCGAACGACGTCGAGCAATGGGCACGGCGCACCGCAGAGCAGCACGGCTTCACCGACGCCCAGCACGTCGTCGACATCTTCGGGCTGTGCGGGCCGTGTGCACAGGCCCGGACAGGCGAGCGTGACGCGGACTGA
- a CDS encoding HU family DNA-binding protein has protein sequence MADKSITKTELVASIASATGQSQSAVSSVLDSLFSTVSEAVAKGSKVSIPGWIAFEQVATSARTGRNPQTGEEIKIPAGKRVKVTAGSKLKAAVK, from the coding sequence ATGGCTGACAAGTCCATCACCAAGACCGAACTCGTCGCGAGCATCGCGAGCGCGACCGGGCAGAGCCAGTCCGCCGTGTCGAGCGTGCTCGACTCCCTCTTCTCCACCGTCTCCGAGGCGGTCGCCAAGGGCAGCAAGGTCTCGATCCCCGGCTGGATCGCGTTCGAGCAGGTCGCCACGTCCGCGCGCACGGGCCGCAACCCGCAGACCGGTGAGGAGATCAAGATCCCCGCCGGCAAGCGCGTCAAGGTCACCGCGGGCTCGAAGCTCAAGGCTGCGGTCAAGTAA
- a CDS encoding cytochrome c oxidase assembly protein has protein sequence MNPRALRATGPAILVVVALAAVIAGLAYGGGAAPLVIGDPGPVARWGLPIAKLFVNLAAAGMVGCLVTALFTLRAGVTRDDGKPTEFDTALDTASISAAVFTIAAGVTGFLTFIDAFNPALDIGPQFGAQLGRFLAETEPGRAWLMTVIAGAVLTVLTFAVRSWTATLLVAILAAATLIPMATLGHSGEESNHTTAVMSLVLHSIAAAVWLGGLVLMVVVRPLMSAKGMNAALLRYSSIALAAFVVVATSGTARAVIAVGAWDALATPYGVLLLVKVTALIALGFLGAAYRVRLIGRMQRPGASGSSARFWGLVALELAFMGIASGVAVALARTAPPTTANVPEVRTPAEILTGAPLPPELTPIRWITAWEIDPLWATVAGFGIFFYLAGVWRLRRRGDAWPLYRAIMWVAGLVLLVWVTCGAVNAYQDYLFSVHMIGHMLLTMAIPLLLVAGAPVTLAARAIRKRDDGTRGGREWILWAVHTPFARVITNPFVAAAIFVGSLWAFYFTDLFRWSLYDHIGHEWMVAHFLISGYLFVQSLIGIDPVPYRLPYPFRLVLLIAVMAMHAFFGIAIMMQSGLMVSEWFGAMGRTWGATPLEDQYIGGGVAWSIGEIPTLILAITVAIQWSRSDDRAQKRRDRHADRTGDAELEAYNAHLAELAARDERKARDERKARAGR, from the coding sequence ATGAACCCGCGCGCGCTGCGGGCCACCGGGCCCGCGATCCTCGTCGTGGTCGCGCTCGCCGCGGTCATCGCGGGGCTCGCGTACGGCGGAGGCGCCGCGCCGCTCGTGATCGGCGACCCCGGGCCGGTCGCGCGCTGGGGTCTTCCGATCGCGAAGCTGTTCGTCAACCTCGCCGCGGCGGGCATGGTCGGATGCCTCGTGACCGCCCTGTTCACGCTTCGCGCGGGCGTCACCCGGGACGACGGCAAGCCGACGGAGTTCGACACCGCCCTCGACACCGCGTCGATCTCGGCGGCGGTGTTCACGATCGCCGCGGGCGTCACAGGCTTCCTCACGTTCATCGACGCGTTCAACCCGGCGCTCGACATCGGTCCCCAGTTCGGCGCGCAGCTCGGCCGCTTCCTCGCCGAGACCGAACCCGGTCGCGCGTGGCTCATGACGGTCATCGCGGGCGCCGTGCTCACCGTGCTCACGTTCGCGGTGCGCTCGTGGACCGCTACGCTCCTCGTCGCGATCCTCGCGGCCGCGACGCTCATCCCGATGGCGACGCTCGGGCACTCGGGCGAGGAGTCGAACCACACGACCGCGGTCATGTCGCTCGTGCTCCACTCGATCGCGGCCGCGGTGTGGCTGGGCGGACTGGTGCTCATGGTGGTCGTGCGGCCGCTCATGTCCGCGAAGGGCATGAACGCCGCCCTGCTGCGCTACTCGAGCATCGCGCTCGCTGCGTTCGTCGTGGTGGCCACCTCGGGAACGGCCCGCGCGGTGATCGCCGTCGGCGCGTGGGACGCCCTCGCGACGCCTTACGGCGTGCTGCTCCTCGTCAAGGTCACCGCCCTCATCGCGCTCGGATTCCTGGGGGCGGCGTACCGGGTGCGTCTGATCGGAAGGATGCAGCGGCCCGGCGCATCCGGTTCGTCCGCGCGCTTCTGGGGGCTCGTCGCCCTGGAGCTCGCGTTCATGGGCATCGCGAGCGGTGTCGCGGTCGCGCTCGCGCGCACGGCGCCGCCGACGACCGCGAACGTGCCCGAGGTGCGGACGCCGGCCGAGATCCTCACGGGTGCGCCGCTGCCGCCCGAGCTGACGCCCATCCGCTGGATCACCGCGTGGGAGATCGACCCGCTGTGGGCGACCGTCGCCGGGTTCGGCATCTTCTTCTACCTCGCCGGCGTGTGGCGGCTGCGCCGGCGCGGCGACGCGTGGCCGCTCTACCGCGCGATCATGTGGGTCGCGGGACTGGTGCTGCTCGTGTGGGTGACCTGCGGCGCCGTCAACGCGTACCAGGACTACCTCTTCAGCGTGCACATGATCGGGCACATGCTGCTCACGATGGCGATCCCCCTGCTGCTGGTGGCCGGGGCTCCCGTGACCCTTGCGGCGCGTGCGATCCGCAAGCGCGACGACGGCACGCGCGGCGGACGAGAGTGGATCCTGTGGGCGGTGCACACGCCGTTCGCCCGCGTCATCACGAACCCGTTCGTCGCGGCGGCGATCTTCGTCGGCTCGCTGTGGGCGTTCTACTTCACCGACCTGTTCCGCTGGTCGCTGTACGACCACATCGGGCACGAGTGGATGGTCGCCCACTTCCTCATCTCGGGCTACCTCTTCGTGCAGTCGCTCATCGGCATCGACCCGGTGCCGTATCGCCTTCCGTACCCGTTCCGGCTCGTGCTGCTCATCGCGGTCATGGCGATGCACGCGTTCTTCGGCATCGCGATCATGATGCAGTCCGGGCTCATGGTCTCGGAGTGGTTCGGCGCGATGGGCCGCACGTGGGGTGCGACGCCGCTCGAGGATCAGTACATCGGCGGCGGTGTCGCATGGTCGATCGGCGAGATCCCGACCCTCATCCTCGCGATCACGGTCGCGATCCAGTGGAGCCGCAGCGACGACCGCGCCCAGAAGCGCCGCGATCGCCACGCCGACCGCACGGGCGACGCCGAGCTCGAGGCGTACAATGCCCACCTCGCCGAGCTCGCCGCTCGCGACGAGCGCAAGGCCCGCGACGAGCGCAAGGCCCGCGCGGGGCGCTGA
- a CDS encoding DNA-3-methyladenine glycosylase, whose product MTPIPVGADAVRPAARADLLPLPLEVAPRLLGAVLETIVDGELVAVRLTEVEAYHGQGTGPVPDLGSHARMGRTARNATMWGEPGHLYVYLSHGIHSCVNVVCGPEGVAGGVLLRGGVVIEGADAAARRRPAARTPRDFARGPGRLGDAVGLRHPLHDGIDAVTGEPLEGAVARLSLREEPLGEFERGPRVGVAGHAGGPAFPWRFWIPGDPTVSAFRWGRGAGPAAVGAAEASVLD is encoded by the coding sequence ATGACCCCGATTCCCGTCGGCGCCGACGCGGTTCGCCCCGCCGCGCGCGCTGACCTCCTGCCCCTTCCGCTCGAGGTCGCTCCGCGCCTCCTCGGCGCGGTGCTCGAGACGATCGTCGACGGCGAGCTCGTCGCCGTGCGGCTCACCGAGGTCGAGGCGTACCACGGGCAGGGGACCGGACCCGTGCCCGACCTCGGCTCGCACGCGCGCATGGGCCGCACCGCACGGAACGCCACGATGTGGGGCGAGCCCGGACACCTGTACGTGTACCTGAGTCACGGGATCCATTCGTGCGTGAACGTCGTGTGCGGTCCTGAAGGGGTCGCCGGCGGTGTGCTGCTGCGTGGCGGCGTGGTGATCGAAGGGGCGGATGCCGCGGCCCGCCGCCGCCCGGCCGCACGAACCCCCCGCGACTTCGCCCGCGGGCCGGGTCGTCTCGGCGATGCGGTGGGGCTGAGGCATCCGCTTCACGACGGCATCGACGCCGTCACCGGTGAACCGCTGGAGGGCGCCGTCGCGCGCCTGTCGCTGCGCGAGGAGCCGCTCGGGGAGTTCGAGCGGGGTCCGCGCGTGGGCGTCGCGGGCCATGCCGGCGGACCGGCGTTCCCGTGGCGGTTCTGGATCCCGGGCGATCCGACGGTGTCGGCGTTCCGGTGGGGGCGCGGGGCCGGGCCGGCCGCGGTCGGGGCGGCCGAGGCATCCGTGCTAGACTGA
- the rpmG gene encoding 50S ribosomal protein L33 — MAKKSQDVRPIIKLRSTAGTGYTYVTRKNRRNNPDRIVLKKYDPVVRKHVDFREER; from the coding sequence ATGGCGAAGAAGTCACAGGACGTTCGTCCGATCATCAAGCTGCGTTCGACCGCCGGCACGGGCTACACCTACGTGACGCGCAAGAACCGCCGCAACAACCCCGACCGCATCGTGCTCAAGAAGTACGACCCCGTCGTGCGCAAGCACGTCGACTTCCGAGAGGAGCGCTGA
- a CDS encoding metal ABC transporter solute-binding protein, Zn/Mn family has product MRTDRRLLAVAGVAAASVLVLAGCASSGAGTSDGRITVVASTDVYGQIVEEIGGDLVDVTSIVSSASGDPHSFEPSARDQLAVSHAQLVIENGGGYDSFVDSLVEASSSDAKVLTAVEFSSAWEGGAARDDSDEHADEGDHGHDHEHIEGFNEHVWYDVRAMADLAIGIASELEVLDPDNGEVFQANAESFTGEIERIEAQLADIEAADGGAGLFVTEPVPLYLVEAAGLVDLTPDAFSEAVEEGQDVPPATLLEALDLIGGGDVRVVIANTQTGGAETTRVVQEADARGVPVVEFSETLPEGQAYLSWMQANATALAEALAA; this is encoded by the coding sequence ATGCGCACCGATCGACGTCTCCTCGCGGTGGCCGGAGTGGCCGCTGCATCCGTTCTCGTGCTCGCCGGGTGCGCGAGCAGCGGAGCGGGTACATCCGACGGCCGGATCACCGTGGTCGCGTCGACCGACGTGTACGGCCAGATCGTCGAAGAGATCGGCGGCGACCTCGTCGACGTGACCTCGATCGTGTCGTCGGCGAGCGGCGACCCGCACTCGTTCGAGCCGAGCGCCCGTGACCAGCTCGCGGTCTCGCACGCGCAGCTCGTCATCGAGAACGGCGGCGGGTACGACTCGTTCGTCGACTCGCTCGTCGAGGCGAGCAGCAGCGACGCGAAGGTGCTCACGGCGGTCGAGTTCTCGTCGGCGTGGGAGGGCGGGGCAGCGCGCGACGACTCCGACGAGCACGCAGACGAGGGCGACCACGGCCACGACCACGAGCACATCGAGGGCTTCAACGAGCACGTCTGGTACGACGTGCGGGCCATGGCCGACCTCGCGATCGGCATCGCGTCCGAGCTCGAGGTGCTCGACCCCGACAACGGGGAGGTGTTCCAGGCGAACGCCGAGTCGTTCACGGGGGAGATCGAGCGCATCGAAGCGCAGCTCGCCGACATCGAGGCCGCCGACGGCGGTGCGGGCCTGTTCGTGACCGAGCCCGTTCCGCTCTATCTCGTCGAGGCCGCAGGCCTGGTCGACCTCACGCCCGACGCCTTCAGCGAGGCCGTCGAAGAGGGGCAGGACGTGCCGCCCGCGACGCTCCTCGAGGCGCTCGACCTCATCGGCGGCGGCGACGTGCGCGTGGTGATCGCCAACACGCAGACGGGCGGAGCCGAGACGACCCGCGTCGTGCAGGAGGCCGACGCGCGGGGAGTTCCCGTCGTGGAGTTCTCAGAGACCCTCCCCGAGGGCCAGGCTTACCTTTCGTGGATGCAGGCGAACGCGACGGCGCTGGCGGAGGCACTGGCCGCATGA
- a CDS encoding TIGR03943 family putative permease subunit, with the protein MSRSHALATRWLGVGLASVLAVVTLGLGLTGRLGLYINPESAWWAMGMAVVMLAGAIASFALPLGAEEEGHGHDHGHGHDELAAATETKRATHPAALVATVAGGVVASGVVVTGLVLPPATLSAELAMSRNVGAAPLFAGADAVTLAASGDTTTFGVGEWATVFATATNPETFDGDAVELTGFATPSEDGDFTLTRLVITHCVIDAQPAGLPVVTDAEVPATGQWVNVRGTVRAASDGLLVVDAASIEPIDEPGDPYEY; encoded by the coding sequence TTGTCTAGGTCTCACGCCCTCGCGACGCGCTGGCTCGGCGTCGGGCTGGCATCCGTGCTCGCCGTCGTGACCCTCGGGCTGGGTCTCACCGGCCGCCTCGGCCTCTACATCAACCCCGAGTCCGCATGGTGGGCGATGGGGATGGCGGTCGTGATGCTCGCCGGGGCGATCGCGAGCTTCGCGCTCCCGCTCGGCGCCGAGGAGGAGGGGCACGGGCACGACCACGGGCACGGGCATGACGAGCTCGCTGCAGCGACCGAGACGAAGCGCGCCACTCACCCCGCGGCGCTCGTAGCGACGGTCGCCGGCGGGGTCGTGGCATCCGGCGTCGTGGTCACCGGCCTCGTGCTGCCGCCGGCCACGTTGTCGGCCGAGCTCGCGATGTCGCGCAATGTCGGGGCCGCACCTCTGTTCGCAGGGGCGGATGCCGTGACCCTCGCCGCATCCGGAGACACGACGACCTTCGGGGTCGGCGAATGGGCGACCGTGTTCGCGACGGCGACGAACCCGGAGACGTTCGACGGAGACGCGGTCGAGCTCACCGGCTTCGCGACGCCCTCCGAGGACGGAGACTTCACGCTCACTCGCCTGGTCATCACGCACTGCGTGATCGACGCGCAGCCCGCCGGGCTCCCCGTCGTCACCGACGCCGAGGTTCCCGCCACGGGGCAGTGGGTGAACGTGAGGGGCACGGTGCGCGCGGCCTCCGACGGACTTCTCGTCGTCGACGCCGCATCGATCGAGCCGATCGACGAGCCCGGAGACCCGTATGAGTACTGA
- a CDS encoding metal ABC transporter permease, whose protein sequence is MNWNDVWDAMFGGLPYYGEILALVSNSVWAGAVLGLVGGLVGVFVMQRDMAFAVHGISELSFAGAAAALLIGADVVGGSIVGSLIAAGIIGWLGARARDRNSIIGVLMPFGLGLGILFLSLYSGRSANRFSLLTGQIVSVQSEQLGWLIVIGAVVLLGILLIWRPLRFDSLDPQAAAARGVPTTAVSLAFMLLLGLIVAVAVHIIGALLVMALLVTPAAAAMRITAGPLAVPVLSALFGLVSAVGGILLAIMGTLPVSPYITTISFVIYLVCRAIGARQGRVTREHAHA, encoded by the coding sequence ATGAACTGGAACGACGTGTGGGACGCGATGTTCGGCGGCCTGCCCTACTACGGCGAGATCCTCGCGCTCGTGTCGAACTCGGTGTGGGCGGGCGCGGTGCTCGGGCTCGTCGGCGGGCTCGTCGGAGTGTTCGTCATGCAGCGCGACATGGCGTTCGCGGTGCACGGCATCAGCGAGCTGTCGTTCGCCGGGGCCGCCGCGGCGCTCCTCATCGGGGCGGACGTCGTGGGCGGGTCGATCGTCGGCTCACTCATCGCAGCGGGAATCATCGGATGGCTCGGCGCCCGTGCCCGCGACCGCAACTCGATCATCGGCGTGCTCATGCCCTTCGGGCTGGGCCTGGGCATCCTGTTCCTCTCGCTCTACAGCGGCCGCAGCGCGAACCGCTTCAGCCTGCTGACCGGTCAGATCGTGTCGGTGCAGTCCGAACAGCTCGGGTGGCTCATCGTGATCGGCGCGGTCGTGCTGCTCGGCATCCTCCTCATCTGGCGTCCGCTGCGCTTCGACTCGCTCGACCCGCAGGCAGCGGCCGCGCGCGGAGTGCCGACGACCGCGGTGTCGCTCGCCTTCATGCTGCTGCTCGGACTCATCGTCGCCGTCGCGGTGCACATCATCGGCGCGCTGCTCGTGATGGCGCTGCTCGTGACGCCCGCGGCCGCCGCGATGCGCATCACCGCGGGGCCGCTCGCGGTGCCGGTGCTGTCGGCTCTGTTCGGGCTCGTGTCGGCGGTCGGCGGCATCCTCCTCGCGATCATGGGCACGCTCCCCGTGAGTCCCTACATCACGACGATCTCGTTCGTCATCTACCTCGTGTGCCGCGCGATCGGCGCGCGTCAGGGGCGGGTGACGAGAGAGCACGCGCACGCATGA
- the rpsN gene encoding 30S ribosomal protein S14 has protein sequence MAKKSKIARNQQRQEVVDRYAAKRAELKKQLVDPNSTDEQREAARVGLQKLPRDASPVRLRNRDVIDGRPRGHLSKFGISRVRFRDMAHRGELPGVTKSSW, from the coding sequence ATGGCCAAGAAGAGCAAGATCGCGCGCAACCAGCAGCGCCAGGAGGTCGTCGACCGCTACGCCGCCAAGCGCGCCGAGCTGAAGAAGCAGCTCGTCGACCCGAACTCGACCGACGAGCAGCGCGAGGCCGCTCGTGTGGGCCTGCAGAAGCTGCCCCGCGACGCTTCGCCCGTGCGCCTGCGCAACCGCGACGTCATCGACGGTCGCCCGCGCGGCCACCTGTCGAAGTTCGGCATCTCGCGTGTCCGCTTCCGCGACATGGCGCACCGTGGCGAGCTGCCCGGCGTGACCAAGTCGAGCTGGTAA
- a CDS encoding alpha/beta hydrolase fold domain-containing protein, whose amino-acid sequence MPLDPFFAERLRVHRRYLIGRVLADLRARLRALWPFAREAVAPASADASAATRAEKTDAAPAALGPRARARAKHRRAALAWDRKELETAGIPGPEVRIAEHTIDVPGRPAVRVRVYDPRVAERSEPLPACLTFFGGAFRIGGIDYPTTDAANRRRAVDADIVVVAVDYALAPEHRYPTQVFQGYAALEWLFESAGRLGVDPERIGIGGASAGANLAAAVTLMNRDRDQHQIRLQVLEVPVVDLTGNHLDLRATRALGIPTLVALRELRSVARTYLPDRRAARDPYASPLLATSHEQLPPAVILTAQYDPLRGDGEAYAAALRSAGVDASAVQYLGGTHDTSIFTAVLPAARRWHADVVAALRRLHG is encoded by the coding sequence ATGCCGCTGGATCCGTTCTTCGCCGAGCGACTGCGCGTGCACCGGCGCTACCTCATCGGGCGCGTGCTCGCGGATCTGCGCGCGCGCCTCAGGGCACTGTGGCCGTTCGCTCGCGAGGCGGTCGCGCCTGCATCGGCCGACGCATCCGCCGCCACGAGGGCGGAGAAGACGGATGCCGCGCCCGCCGCTCTCGGACCCCGCGCCCGCGCCCGGGCGAAGCACCGCCGCGCCGCGCTCGCGTGGGACCGCAAGGAGCTCGAGACCGCCGGAATCCCCGGTCCCGAGGTCCGGATCGCCGAGCACACCATCGACGTGCCCGGGCGGCCTGCCGTTCGCGTCCGCGTGTACGACCCGCGTGTCGCCGAGCGCTCCGAACCGCTGCCCGCGTGCCTGACGTTCTTCGGAGGGGCGTTCCGCATCGGCGGGATCGACTACCCGACGACGGATGCCGCCAACCGCCGCCGCGCGGTCGACGCCGACATCGTCGTGGTGGCGGTCGACTACGCGCTCGCGCCCGAGCACCGGTATCCGACCCAGGTGTTCCAGGGATACGCGGCGCTCGAGTGGCTGTTCGAGAGCGCCGGCCGGCTCGGCGTCGACCCCGAGCGGATCGGGATCGGCGGCGCATCCGCCGGTGCGAATCTCGCCGCCGCCGTGACGCTCATGAACCGCGACCGCGACCAGCACCAGATCCGGCTGCAGGTGCTCGAGGTGCCCGTGGTCGACCTGACGGGCAACCACCTCGATCTGCGGGCGACACGGGCACTCGGCATCCCGACGCTCGTCGCGCTGCGGGAGCTGCGCTCGGTCGCCCGCACTTACCTTCCCGACCGGAGAGCTGCCCGCGATCCGTACGCGTCGCCGCTGCTCGCGACCTCGCACGAGCAGCTTCCGCCCGCCGTGATCCTCACCGCCCAGTACGACCCGCTGCGCGGCGACGGCGAGGCCTATGCTGCCGCGCTCCGGTCCGCCGGGGTCGACGCGAGTGCCGTGCAGTACCTCGGGGGCACGCACGACACCTCGATCTTCACCGCGGTGCTGCCCGCAGCGCGCCGCTGGCACGCCGACGTCGTCGCGGCGCTGCGGCGACTGCACGGCTGA